In Myxococcus stipitatus, the following are encoded in one genomic region:
- the bla gene encoding subclass B3 metallo-beta-lactamase: MRLQTFTCALAACLLNAATAVAAPPATPPTTTPLPQLQAYTVDASWLQPMEPLRIADHTWQIGTEDLTALLVETQDGVVLIDGGMPQMADHLLANLKSRGFAPKDVRLLLNSHAHADHAGPFAALKRRTGATVVASAESAVLLARGGSNDLHFGDDITFPPVVADRVVMDGEVVTQGGVEFTAHFMPGHTPGSIGWTWTDTRDGKPVRIAYADSLSSPGYQLLANPRYPRIVEDYRRTFATVRALPCDVLLTPHPGASGWNYAARDAAGAKAMNCKAYADAAERGLNTRLAEERRKAR, encoded by the coding sequence ATGCGCCTCCAGACCTTCACCTGTGCCCTCGCCGCCTGCCTGCTGAACGCCGCCACCGCTGTCGCCGCGCCGCCGGCGACACCTCCAACGACGACGCCGCTGCCGCAACTGCAGGCCTATACCGTTGATGCATCCTGGTTGCAGCCCATGGAGCCGCTGCGCATCGCCGACCACACCTGGCAGATCGGCACGGAGGATTTGACCGCCCTGCTGGTGGAGACCCAGGACGGCGTTGTGCTCATCGATGGAGGGATGCCCCAGATGGCCGACCATCTGTTGGCCAACCTGAAGAGCCGCGGCTTCGCGCCGAAAGACGTGCGCCTGCTGCTGAACAGCCACGCACATGCTGACCACGCGGGCCCCTTCGCCGCGCTGAAGCGCCGCACCGGGGCGACGGTCGTGGCCAGCGCCGAGTCGGCCGTTCTGCTGGCGCGCGGGGGCAGCAACGACCTTCACTTTGGCGATGACATCACCTTCCCGCCTGTCGTGGCGGACCGGGTGGTCATGGACGGTGAGGTCGTCACACAGGGCGGCGTCGAGTTCACCGCGCACTTCATGCCGGGGCATACCCCGGGCAGCATCGGCTGGACGTGGACCGATACCCGCGATGGCAAGCCGGTGCGCATTGCCTACGCGGACAGCCTTAGCTCCCCCGGTTACCAACTGCTGGCGAACCCGCGCTATCCGCGCATCGTCGAGGACTACCGGCGCACCTTCGCCACCGTGCGTGCCCTGCCGTGCGATGTGCTGCTGACTCCGCACCCGGGGGCCAGTGGCTGGAACTATGCGGCCAGGGACGCGGCTGGCGCCAAGGCGATGAACTGCAAGGCCTACGCGGATGCCGCCGAACGCGGCCTCAACACGCGACTGGCAGAAGAGCGCCGCAAGGCCCGTTGA
- a CDS encoding RNase H family protein has protein sequence MKSHATFVFADGACSGNPGPGGWGAIIATPDGLVTELGGHEPETTNNRMELTAVGKALRHLEATPGPLRIHTDSTYVIQGITRWAFGWSKRGWKTADGKEVANTPYWKRLMALLAQRKQTHTGEAAAVEWHYVRGHVGVPGNERVDAIAVSFSRGKGQRLYTGALATYDVDIYNVPEDTSLPEESPKQREAKAKAHSYLSQVGRSVKRHSTWAACERRVKGVSDARFKKTRSAEDEARILEDWGVRPEDVQSED, from the coding sequence ATGAAGAGCCATGCCACCTTCGTCTTCGCCGACGGCGCCTGCTCCGGCAACCCGGGTCCGGGAGGCTGGGGCGCCATCATCGCCACGCCGGATGGATTGGTGACGGAGCTGGGCGGCCACGAGCCGGAGACCACCAACAACCGGATGGAGCTCACCGCCGTGGGCAAGGCGCTGCGCCACCTGGAGGCCACTCCAGGCCCGCTGCGCATCCACACCGACTCCACCTATGTGATTCAAGGCATCACGCGCTGGGCCTTCGGCTGGAGCAAGCGTGGCTGGAAGACGGCCGACGGCAAGGAGGTCGCCAACACGCCCTACTGGAAGCGACTCATGGCGCTCCTCGCGCAGCGCAAGCAGACCCACACCGGAGAGGCCGCCGCGGTGGAGTGGCACTACGTCCGAGGGCACGTGGGTGTCCCCGGCAACGAGCGCGTCGACGCCATCGCCGTGTCCTTCTCCCGTGGCAAGGGACAGCGGCTCTACACGGGTGCCCTCGCGACCTACGACGTGGACATCTACAACGTGCCCGAGGACACCTCGCTGCCCGAGGAGTCTCCCAAGCAGCGCGAGGCCAAGGCCAAGGCGCACTCCTACCTGAGCCAGGTGGGCCGCAGCGTGAAGCGGCACTCGACGTGGGCCGCATGCGAGCGCCGCGTGAAGGGTGTCTCCGACGCGCGCTTCAAGAAGACTCGCAGCGCCGAGGACGAGGCCCGAATCCTGGAGGACTGGGGCGTGCGTCCCGAGGACGTTCAGTCCGAGGACTGA
- a CDS encoding class I SAM-dependent methyltransferase, whose translation MSLPSGAVPLPRRFGDEPLISIVRHVKAVLAGAERVCIEVPDPDLGRGRYPGEQVGPEGSLVHRPLRSWCDLAEGVSCRLLTPRAVDATHVALTFEALGPEASWHAGGASGSEVSSVEERYGAQSAFARVRKLEDAGFLLPWLEALGRVSLPSGARVLDLGVNRGDELAAFGWLDSAPDVTFVGVDHSASALAEARARFPDARHRFIAADLNALPEGLGRFHLVVSVGTLQSPGVDDHALLRKLVQEHLEPQATLLLGFPNSRFRDGEVVYGARVRNLREPDLSLLVKDLSFYRRYLHQHGFRTFLGGKYDLLLTAVRGTGQSSD comes from the coding sequence ATGTCTCTCCCCTCTGGTGCCGTGCCCCTCCCGCGCCGCTTCGGCGACGAGCCGCTCATCTCCATCGTCCGCCACGTGAAGGCGGTGCTCGCGGGAGCGGAGCGCGTGTGCATCGAGGTGCCGGACCCGGACCTGGGCCGGGGGCGCTATCCCGGGGAGCAGGTCGGGCCGGAGGGTTCGCTCGTGCACCGGCCGCTGCGAAGCTGGTGTGACCTGGCGGAGGGGGTGTCCTGCCGGCTGCTGACGCCTCGCGCGGTGGATGCGACACATGTCGCGCTCACGTTCGAGGCGCTGGGCCCGGAGGCGTCGTGGCACGCGGGAGGCGCGAGTGGCTCGGAGGTCTCTTCCGTCGAGGAGCGCTATGGCGCACAGTCCGCTTTCGCGCGGGTGCGCAAGCTCGAGGACGCGGGGTTCCTGTTGCCGTGGTTGGAGGCGCTGGGCCGCGTGAGCCTGCCCTCGGGGGCGCGCGTGTTGGACCTGGGCGTGAATCGCGGCGATGAGCTGGCCGCCTTCGGGTGGTTGGACAGCGCTCCGGACGTCACCTTCGTGGGCGTGGACCACAGCGCGAGTGCGTTGGCGGAGGCGCGAGCCCGCTTCCCCGACGCGCGGCATCGCTTCATCGCCGCGGACCTCAACGCCTTGCCGGAGGGCTTGGGGAGATTCCACCTGGTGGTCTCCGTGGGCACGCTGCAGAGCCCTGGCGTGGATGACCACGCGCTGCTGCGCAAGCTGGTGCAGGAGCACCTGGAGCCTCAGGCCACGTTGTTGCTGGGGTTTCCCAACTCGCGCTTTCGCGATGGAGAAGTGGTCTATGGCGCGCGGGTGCGGAACCTTCGCGAGCCGGACCTCTCCCTGTTGGTGAAGGACCTCTCGTTCTATCGCCGCTACCTGCACCAGCACGGCTTCCGCACGTTCCTCGGGGGCAAGTATGACTTGTTGCTGACGGCGGTGCGGGGCACAGGTCAGTCCTCGGACTGA
- a CDS encoding DMT family transporter, with the protein MSTPLIARPAVAPVSASWLTPLELGGLAAVWGASFMFMRIAAADFGPLPLVAVRLVLGSLVLLPFLLKARGSITRAHWPKLALVGALNAAVPFALFAWAARQAPAGISAIANSMTVLFTSLVAFLFYKERITSRRGVALAIGFAGVVVLASSKIEGASPGLAVSAAVFAAFLYGISANMVRRHLTGVPAGAVAASTLGFAALMTLPFALATWPAQAIPGTSWLAAAALGVVCTGAGYVVYYRLIARIGAPRAVTVTYLVPLFGVAWSALLLGEPVTLTMVIAGTLILGSVALSQRQSS; encoded by the coding sequence ATGAGCACCCCTTTGATTGCCCGTCCCGCTGTCGCCCCTGTGTCCGCATCCTGGTTGACCCCACTCGAGTTGGGCGGGTTGGCCGCCGTCTGGGGGGCGTCGTTCATGTTCATGCGCATCGCCGCGGCTGACTTCGGCCCCTTGCCGCTGGTCGCCGTGCGGCTGGTGTTGGGGTCGTTGGTGCTCCTGCCTTTCCTCTTGAAGGCCCGAGGGTCCATCACCCGCGCGCATTGGCCGAAGCTGGCGCTGGTGGGTGCGCTCAACGCGGCGGTGCCGTTCGCGCTCTTCGCCTGGGCCGCGCGGCAGGCGCCCGCGGGCATCAGCGCCATCGCCAACAGCATGACGGTGCTCTTCACCTCGCTGGTGGCGTTCCTGTTCTACAAGGAGCGCATCACCTCGCGTCGCGGGGTGGCGCTCGCCATCGGCTTCGCGGGGGTGGTGGTGCTCGCGAGCTCGAAGATTGAAGGGGCGAGTCCTGGGCTCGCGGTGTCCGCGGCGGTGTTCGCGGCCTTCTTGTATGGCATCTCTGCGAACATGGTGCGCCGGCACCTGACGGGTGTTCCGGCGGGAGCTGTGGCCGCCTCCACGCTGGGGTTCGCCGCGCTCATGACGCTGCCGTTCGCGCTCGCGACCTGGCCGGCCCAGGCCATCCCCGGGACGTCGTGGCTGGCCGCGGCGGCCCTGGGCGTGGTCTGCACCGGGGCGGGGTACGTCGTCTACTACCGCCTCATCGCGCGCATTGGTGCTCCTCGCGCCGTCACGGTGACGTACCTGGTGCCGCTGTTCGGCGTGGCGTGGTCGGCGCTGCTCCTGGGGGAGCCGGTGACGCTCACGATGGTCATCGCCGGCACGCTCATCCTGGGCAGCGTCGCGTTGAGTCAGCGGCAGTCGTCCTGA
- a CDS encoding LysR substrate-binding domain-containing protein, with protein MPLPTAWLPALAAFEAAARHQNFAHAAQELHLTASAVSHHVRKLEGMLGVTLFQRHARGVALTIEGRQLADAAGGALTDLHDVLRDLGDPRSERHLVRITTLYSVAHTWLLPRLPDFTAAHPQMRVRLDTEMALTRFDDGGPDLGIRFGPGQWPGMTAHHLMADALFPVAAPTLPGIEQVQSPSDIQKLPLIEDLARQGWQDWFRAAEVHGARLDVRHSFSDTSNALLAASRGMGAALARERVSEPFLSSGGLVRLPGPVLPTRYAYFVVYPSHRRLRAAARTFLDWLIAQPGRSPPPRPTSTPPTP; from the coding sequence ATGCCCCTCCCCACGGCGTGGTTGCCGGCCCTCGCCGCCTTCGAGGCGGCCGCCCGGCACCAGAACTTCGCCCACGCGGCCCAGGAGCTTCACTTGACGGCCAGCGCCGTCAGCCACCATGTGCGCAAGCTGGAGGGCATGCTCGGCGTCACCCTCTTCCAGCGCCACGCGCGCGGCGTCGCGTTGACCATCGAGGGACGGCAGCTCGCGGACGCCGCCGGAGGCGCGCTGACGGACCTCCACGACGTGCTCCGAGACCTCGGAGACCCGCGCAGCGAGCGCCACCTCGTGCGCATCACCACCTTGTACTCCGTGGCGCACACCTGGCTCCTGCCGCGCCTGCCGGACTTCACCGCCGCCCATCCCCAGATGCGCGTGCGGCTCGACACCGAGATGGCGCTGACGCGCTTCGACGACGGAGGTCCGGACCTGGGCATCCGCTTCGGTCCGGGACAGTGGCCCGGGATGACGGCCCATCACCTGATGGCGGATGCGCTCTTCCCCGTCGCCGCCCCCACGCTCCCCGGCATCGAACAGGTCCAGAGTCCCTCCGATATCCAGAAGCTGCCGCTCATCGAGGACCTGGCGCGCCAGGGCTGGCAGGACTGGTTCCGCGCGGCGGAGGTCCACGGGGCCCGGCTCGACGTCCGCCACAGCTTCAGCGACACCAGCAACGCGCTGCTCGCGGCCTCGCGAGGCATGGGCGCCGCGCTCGCGAGAGAACGGGTCTCCGAACCCTTCCTCTCCAGCGGAGGCCTGGTCCGGCTCCCCGGGCCCGTGCTCCCCACCCGCTACGCGTACTTCGTGGTGTACCCCTCCCACCGCCGGCTCCGCGCCGCCGCGCGCACCTTCCTGGACTGGCTCATCGCCCAGCCCGGACGCTCGCCTCCGCCACGCCCCACCTCGACCCCTCCCACACCGTAA
- the amaB gene encoding L-piperidine-6-carboxylate dehydrogenase — translation MLHPLLEALGLAEHNPGSTLGNGVWADSRAEPPLEVFNPTTGQKLATVSSASEQDQEQLVRAAAQAFVAWRELPAPRRGEAIRLCGEALRRHKDALGSLVSLEMGKVKAEGDGEVQEMIDIADFAVGQSRMLYGLTMHSERPGHRMYEQWHPLGVVGVISAFNFPVAVWAWNAFIAAVCGDVAIWKPSPKTPLTAIAATRICNAALKAGGFPEVFFLLNAAGTARAEQLVDDPRVALVSFTGSSAVGRQVAVRVARRLGRSLLELGGNNAIIVDATADLKLAIPAIVFGAVGTAGQRCTTTRRLIVHESIFEDVVEKLAAAYAQVKTRIGDPLEAGTLMGPLIDAAAVKRFESTVAKARAAGARVVCGGKTLARPGHFVEPTLITGVSPTDACVKEETFAPILYVMPYRTLDEAIALQNGVPQGLSSSVFTRDFQTAERFLSAAGSDCGIANVNIGTSGAEIGGAFGGEKDTGGGRESGSDAWKAYMRRQTNTLNFSNALPLAQGIRFDL, via the coding sequence ATGCTCCATCCCCTTCTCGAGGCGCTCGGCCTGGCCGAGCACAACCCCGGCAGCACTCTCGGAAACGGCGTCTGGGCGGACTCGCGCGCCGAGCCCCCGCTGGAGGTCTTCAACCCCACCACGGGCCAGAAGCTCGCGACCGTGTCCTCCGCGAGCGAGCAGGACCAGGAGCAGCTCGTGCGCGCGGCCGCCCAGGCCTTCGTGGCCTGGCGCGAGTTGCCCGCGCCCCGCCGGGGTGAAGCCATCCGCCTGTGCGGCGAGGCCCTGCGCCGGCACAAGGACGCGCTCGGCTCGCTCGTCTCGCTGGAGATGGGCAAGGTGAAGGCCGAGGGCGACGGCGAGGTGCAGGAGATGATCGACATCGCCGACTTCGCGGTGGGCCAGTCGCGCATGTTGTACGGCCTCACCATGCACTCCGAGCGCCCCGGCCATCGCATGTACGAGCAATGGCATCCCCTGGGCGTCGTCGGGGTCATCAGCGCCTTCAACTTCCCCGTGGCCGTGTGGGCCTGGAACGCGTTCATCGCCGCCGTGTGTGGCGACGTGGCCATCTGGAAGCCCTCGCCCAAGACGCCGCTGACGGCCATCGCGGCCACGCGCATCTGCAACGCCGCGCTCAAGGCCGGAGGCTTTCCGGAGGTCTTCTTCCTGCTCAACGCGGCGGGCACCGCGCGGGCCGAGCAGTTGGTGGACGACCCACGCGTCGCCCTGGTGAGCTTCACGGGCTCCTCGGCCGTCGGGCGCCAGGTGGCGGTGCGCGTGGCGCGGCGGCTGGGGCGAAGCCTGCTGGAGCTGGGCGGCAACAACGCCATCATCGTGGACGCCACCGCCGACCTGAAGCTGGCCATCCCCGCCATCGTCTTCGGCGCGGTGGGCACCGCGGGCCAGCGCTGCACCACCACCCGCCGGCTCATCGTCCACGAGTCCATCTTCGAGGACGTGGTGGAGAAGCTCGCCGCCGCCTATGCCCAGGTGAAGACTCGCATTGGAGATCCACTGGAGGCCGGCACGCTGATGGGCCCGCTCATCGACGCGGCCGCGGTGAAGCGCTTCGAGTCCACCGTCGCGAAGGCGCGCGCCGCCGGAGCCCGCGTGGTCTGCGGCGGCAAGACCCTGGCGCGCCCAGGCCACTTCGTGGAGCCCACCCTCATCACCGGGGTGAGCCCCACCGACGCGTGCGTCAAAGAGGAGACCTTCGCGCCCATCCTCTACGTGATGCCTTACCGAACGCTCGACGAGGCCATCGCCCTCCAGAATGGCGTCCCGCAAGGCCTCTCCTCCTCCGTCTTCACCCGGGACTTCCAGACCGCGGAGCGGTTCCTGTCCGCCGCCGGCTCCGACTGCGGCATCGCCAACGTCAACATCGGCACCTCCGGCGCGGAGATTGGCGGCGCCTTCGGCGGAGAGAAGGACACGGGCGGAGGCCGGGAATCCGGCTCGGATGCGTGGAAGGCCTATATGCGCCGGCAGACCAACACCCTGAACTTCTCCAACGCCCTCCCCCTGGCGCAGGGCATCCGCTTCGACCTCTAG
- a CDS encoding DUF2277 domain-containing protein, translating to MCRNIKPLFNFTPPATDDDIRAAALQFVRKIAGTRKPSKQNADAFDVAVEEIYQSSKRMLEGLVATTPPRDRMKFEALKRLRYKKANAG from the coding sequence ATGTGCCGGAACATCAAGCCCCTGTTCAACTTCACGCCCCCCGCCACCGATGACGACATCCGCGCGGCGGCCCTGCAGTTCGTCCGGAAGATCGCCGGGACCCGCAAGCCGTCCAAGCAGAACGCCGACGCGTTCGACGTGGCCGTCGAGGAGATCTACCAGAGCTCGAAGCGGATGCTGGAGGGGCTGGTGGCGACGACGCCGCCCAGGGACCGGATGAAGTTCGAGGCCCTCAAGCGGCTGCGCTACAAGAAAGCCAACGCGGGCTGA
- a CDS encoding RNA polymerase sigma factor — MTVSNKHRAIEAVWRIESARLIAGLTRMVRDVGLAEELAQDALVAALERWTESGIPDNPGAWLMATAKRRAIDELRRGKRVERKHEELGHELESDQAHGGTPDLDAALDNEVGDDLLRLMFISCHPILSTEARVALTLRLLGGLTTEEIARAFLVPSTTVAQRIVRAKRTLSEEKVPFELPRGEELASRLASVLEVIYLVFNEGYSATAGDDWMRPELCADALRLGRILAELAPQEAEVHGLVALMEIQASRARARVGPKGQPVLLLDQNRALWDQLLIRRGLTALERAEKLGGAQGPYALQAALAACHARARRAEDTDWARIASLYAVLVRLTPSPVVELNRAVALSMAYGPAAGLAVVDTLTSEPSLAHYHLLPSVRGDLLRKLGRFDEARKEFEKAAALTRNVREQTLLLDRAAACARREA; from the coding sequence GTGACGGTTTCCAACAAGCATCGCGCCATTGAAGCAGTCTGGCGCATCGAGTCCGCGCGGCTCATCGCAGGTCTGACGCGCATGGTCCGCGACGTCGGGCTCGCGGAAGAGCTGGCGCAGGATGCCCTGGTCGCGGCGCTCGAGCGCTGGACCGAGTCCGGCATCCCCGACAACCCGGGGGCCTGGCTGATGGCGACGGCGAAGCGCCGCGCCATCGACGAGCTGCGCCGGGGCAAACGCGTCGAGCGCAAGCACGAGGAGCTGGGCCACGAGCTCGAGTCGGACCAGGCCCATGGGGGCACGCCGGACCTGGACGCGGCGCTCGACAACGAGGTGGGCGATGACCTGCTGCGCCTCATGTTCATCTCCTGCCACCCCATCCTGTCCACGGAGGCGCGCGTCGCGCTCACCCTGCGCCTGCTCGGGGGCCTGACGACGGAGGAGATTGCTCGCGCCTTCCTGGTGCCGTCGACCACCGTCGCGCAGCGCATCGTCCGCGCCAAGCGCACGCTGTCCGAGGAGAAGGTCCCCTTCGAGCTGCCTCGGGGCGAGGAGCTCGCCAGCCGGCTGGCCTCCGTGCTGGAGGTCATCTACCTCGTCTTCAACGAGGGCTACTCCGCGACGGCCGGAGACGACTGGATGCGTCCGGAGCTGTGCGCGGACGCGCTGCGGTTGGGGCGCATCCTCGCGGAGCTCGCGCCGCAGGAGGCGGAGGTCCATGGCCTGGTGGCGCTGATGGAAATCCAGGCGTCGCGCGCGAGGGCGCGGGTGGGGCCCAAGGGGCAGCCGGTGCTCCTGCTCGACCAGAACCGCGCGCTGTGGGACCAACTCCTCATCCGCCGCGGACTCACGGCGCTGGAGCGCGCGGAGAAGCTGGGCGGCGCGCAAGGGCCCTACGCGCTGCAAGCCGCGCTCGCGGCGTGCCATGCCCGGGCCCGGCGGGCGGAGGACACGGACTGGGCCCGCATCGCCTCGCTGTACGCGGTGCTGGTGCGGCTCACGCCGTCGCCGGTGGTGGAGCTCAACCGCGCGGTGGCGCTGTCCATGGCCTATGGCCCCGCGGCGGGGCTGGCCGTCGTGGACACGTTGACCTCGGAGCCCTCGCTGGCGCACTACCACCTGCTGCCCAGCGTGCGCGGAGACCTGCTGCGCAAGCTGGGGCGCTTCGACGAGGCCCGGAAGGAGTTCGAGAAGGCGGCCGCGCTCACGCGCAACGTGCGCGAGCAGACGCTGCTCCTCGACCGGGCCGCGGCGTGTGCTCGCAGAGAGGCGTGA